The segment ATTTGCGGATCACGTCTCAGGGCTTCGTCTTgatctgtgttcaggatcactgctggcatggctgactcccggctctgtgctctggggtcactcctggagatgcttagtcctggctcctgcactcaagGATGGCTCTGAGGGACTGGGAAgcttcaggggaccagatgtggagctagggatcaagcccagtcAGCCACAGGGAAAACAAGCGCCTcagccctctcctctccctccagcccttgttttCAGCACTTCTTGGTGGGGACTCAGACAAATTATATCTTgaatttctccctcctcctcctcctcctcttcctcctcctccttctcttctcttctttttcttccttcctcctcctcctgctcctcctcctcccctcccccctcacccacaGGGGAGGGTGAGTgatgggaagggggcagggaacACGTGACCACTCTGGGGGGGGTCCCCTGGAAGAAGGTCATGGGCCCTGAGTCACATGCCCCTGTCCGTCCCAGGAGGGTTCTGGAAGCTGCTCGCCAAGCCAACCTGACTAACCACTTCCTGTGGGTGGGCTCGGACAGCTGGGGAGCCAAGACCGCCCCCATCCTGCACCTGGAGGACGTGGCCCAGGGGGCCATCACCGTCTTGCCCAAAAGGGCCTCCATTGATGGTAGGTTCCAGCATGGGCCCCACACGCCCCCGTTTGGGGGACCTTTGTGCAGCATCCTGCTCTGACTCGTGTCTTTGCCTTTTCCCAGAGTCTAGGACTCTTCGATCCCATGACTCTCTGATtctttgattctctctctctctgtctctctctctcctccacccttCACAGAGACAGATTCAGCCTTTTATATGGTCTcttggttggtttgggttttctttggggggtagGGGTTGTGTCACGCACTGtggttttcagggatcactcctggttctgtgcttggggatcactcatggctctgtgctggggtatCATgagtgactctgtgctcagggatcgatcctggcagggctcagggcaggagggtgtgccagggattgaactgagtcggccgcatgcaaggccagcaccttccctgctgtcctatttctctgctTGTTTTATCTTATCATTCAATGTCTGTATTTCTGCCAGCGCTGCAGAAATTGGCTGGAGAGTGGGCCTGGGGAGAGGGTCAGCTAGACGCCAGCCTGATTGTGCCCTTGGTCTTGCCTTTGCTGCCACCTACATGTGCCCCGGGGTGAATCCAGCTGCAGCAGAGATAGGCCTCTACACCTGGATCCTTGTTGTCCCCAAAGGGGACCAAAAACCCCTTGGCGAGAGCTTTCATAAAGCACAGCTCCTGGGAGGGGGCAGAGTCCCGACTAGCCAGGTCTTGGCCcccaaccattttttttttcgctttttgggtcacacccggcgatgctcaggggttactcttggctctgcactcaggaatcactcctggcggtgctcaggggaccatatgggatgctgggaattgaacccaggtcggccatgtgcaaggcaaatgccctccccactgtgctattactccagcaccctccaccatattcttttttttttaatcaccatgagctacacagttacaaagctgttcttgattaggttttagtcataccatgttccatcaccagtcccttcaccagggcacatttcccaccaccagtgtccctaatttcccctcctgccaccccagtcTGACTCcacggcaggcacttttcttccctgtctctgtctctgtctctctgtctgtctctctcctttggggtattctAGTTTgtaatacaagtactgaaaggtcgtcatatatatccctttgccgactttcagcactcaattcttgcccAGGGTGATCCTTCCCAACTCTCCTTGTCAGAGCGGTCCCTTCACTATCTTAACTGCACTCTCCTACTCCTCTCCCTTGGCTTCCAGatgtgggccagtcctcctggccctgatctccactgtccttgggtattagtctcatactgtgttttacATATCCCACAAAAGAGTGGGATCATACTATGTCTATccttctcctgactcatttcatttagcatgatactctccatgtccatccatttacaagcgaatttcatgatttcagtcTTCTtcatggctgcatagtattccatgacatagatataccatagtttctttatccagttatctgtttgggcagttgggttgtttccagattgtggctattgtaaacagtgctgcaatgaccatagaagtgcagatggcatttctgctcaacatcacttatcatcagggggATGCATATCAAAACgatgagatgcaaatcaaaacaatctcacacacagagactggcacacctccatattcttttttgttgggggtgggggtagatgcCCAAGTTTCGCTCAGGGAGCCAAGAGACACAATGGGACCTGCATTGGAACCTGATGTTTTGGTGCTGGTGGCTGAGGGCGTGGCACTCTTGGGcctagcagtgcttggtggggagaaagtggtgctgggaacccaGTAAGTGTTCCATGCTCGCTCACCATGCACCCACaatccctgtgctgtctcccacCACTGTCCACtggaaatgtattttattgaaatgAATCGACTAGTTGGAGTGTGGTTTGAGTCATGAAGTGAGTCCACCAGTGGTCTGGCAAGAGGGAAGTTCATGCCAGCAAGTAGTTCGGGTTCAGGACCATGACTCATAAATCCCTGATTGTTGCTCCCCGATACTCCCTGGACCTGCTATGCTTTATGGGTGGGTTCTGGGCTTCTCTGCTCCGGGGGACACAAACACAGGACATCACAAAGAGGCTGCTGCAGCTCTGCCCATTTCATCATCACCACAGCACCCTAACCTGGAAACAAGGGACAGCGCCAAAGTCTTTTGTGAAGTGAGGCTCAAGTTTGCATCTCAAAGTACATTTTACACTGGAGCCCCCAATGGCTTTTGGTGCTGCTGGTGGTGGTTAGTTGTGGGGTCGCACCAGTGATTCTGTGGAGGACGctttgtggggctggggctggaacccaggacctcaagcAGGTAAAGATGTACTCCTTGAACAATGTCCCTGGCATGGGCAAGGATcaaaggggttggggggggggctggagcaatagcacagcgggtagggcgtttgccttgcacatggccaactcgggttcgattcccagcatcccatatggtcccctgagcacaccaggagtaattcctgagtgcagagccaggagtgacccctgagcatagccaggtgtgacccaaaaaacaaagaaaaaaaagggggggtttgGGGAGAGGCCCTGAGTGGGCCAAAAGGCCCTCCTCCTACCTACCTGCCACCCTCAGGATTTGACCATTACTTTACGACCCGTTCCCTGGAGAACAATCGGCGGAATATCTGGTTTGCTGAATTCTGGGAAGAAAATTTTAACTGCAAACTCACCGGCTCACATACCCAGCCAGATGATCCCACCCGCAAGTGTACAGGTGAGAGCAGCTGGGGTGGCAGAGAGACCCAGTGGGCACAGGACAGCGTGTgttatgtgtgtgcctgtgtgttcttTATGGGAGTGCATGTATTTGTGTGAATTATGCATGTTCATGATTGTATGTATGTGTTCATGAGtgttttcatgtgtgtgtatgtgtatgagtgtctacatgagtgtatgtatgtgtgagtgtatgggtgtaaatgtgtgagtatgtgtgtgaatgtgtgtgcataagtgtatgtgagtatatgtatatgtgcatgagtGTTTGCacatgcgtgtgagtgtgtgtatgcatcagtgtatgagtgtgcatgtgtgtgagtgcattgtgtgcatatacataaatgtatgtgtgcatgaataTGAAGATATGTGCCTGTGcagtgtgcatgtatgcacatgagtgcatgtgtgagcaggagtttgtgtgagtgtatgtatgtgtgaatgtttCCATGCATATGCGTAAGTGAATGTATTATGTGAATGTATGTATGAGTGCATATATGTGAGTGtattgtgtgcgtgtgtgtatgtatgtgcatgactgtatatgtgtttgtgtatgtgtgcatgagtgaatgtgtgtatgtgtgagtgtacatgCACGATtgtatgtgtctacatgtgtatGCCCAAGtatctctgtgtgcatgagtgaatgtatgtgtgagagtatatgtgcatgtgtatatgtatgtacatgggtgtatgtgtgtgtgcatgaatgtataTGTTTGCGTGTGCATGCATAAGTATATGTATGTGGGTGAGCGAATGTAGGAGTGTTTTTtagtatatgtgtgtgcaggtgtgtatgtgtggggagtatattttttgcatgtgtgcgtgagtgtatgtgcataagtcaatgtgtgcatgtgtatgagtacATGAATGCATATTTGTGTGCGCCTGTgcctgtgtgcacacatgtatgagtgtatgtgtgtacacaggGACCTGCTGtgtggtgggggagtgggaggaccAGGTCACTTCCTCTGGTGTGCGCAGGGCAGGTGAGGAACGCATTGGCCGGGACTCCAGCTATGAGCAGGAAGGGAAGGTGCAGTTCGTCATCGACGCCGTGTACGCCATCGCCCACGCGCTGCACAACATGCACCAGGTGCTGTGTCCCGGCCTCGCGGGCCTGTGTCCGGCCATGGAGCCCACGGACGGGCGGACGCTGCTGCAGTATATCCGTGCCGTCCGCTTCAACGGTGAGGGGCGTGCGAGGTGGAGTTCTCATGGAATCTCGGGGGGCCGAGGGAAAGCGAGGGGACTCAGAGGGGTGGGCTGGGCTTGAgagcaggagattgaacctgttAGAAACCGGTTttgacgggggctggagtgatagaacagcgggtagggcgtttgccttgcacgtggccgacctgggttcgattaccagcatcccatatggtcccctgagcaccgccaggagtaattcctgagtgcagaaccaggagtaacccctgagcatcgccgggtgtaacacaaaaagcaaaaaaaaaaaaaaagaaagaaagaaaccggttttgagaaataagaaaacgggaaaattttgttttgtttttactgggACACacgagtgatgctcaggacttactcctgactctgcactcagtaatcactcctggcggtgctggggaggccTGATGGgttgccggggcttgaacccaggtcagcagcgagcaaggcaagcgtcctgtctctccagcctcttttaGGGAAATGTCTTAATTTAACTGCATtttatgtttagtttttgttttgctttggggccacacccagcaatgattagagctgactcctggctctgtactcaggaattactcctggtaggcttcaagggaccatatggagtgtcagggatcagacttgGTATCTGCCCCCCTGTCCTGTCGACTCGTCCTCGTGTTTCATTTTTACTGAGACACTAACACTGGTGTCTGGTCGGTGTCTGTTAATGCTGGAGTATCGGATGTTGTTCCAGCATCACTCCCCCAACACACCACACTCATCAGTGTTCCCAGCCTCATCCCTCCTCAGTGTCTCAGTAAACTCAGATCTGTAGACTGACTTTTGGAAGCTGTTACCGTAGTAGGAGAATAACACATATTATTTGTTATTCTCCTACCGCACTTCCTTATATCCCGGACATGTGAGATCTGTCTCCCTCTCCTGACAgacttcactaagcatgatattctccatatccaCCCACCTGGCaacaaaatgcatgatttcatctttcctgacaACCAAGTGGTATTCTGCTgtctgcatggtcccctgagcaccgccaggagtaattcctgagtgcagaaccaggagtctgcATGTACcatcacctttatttattttcatttttatagttgttcacaataatttattgcattcaatattccaacaccaaatcctaccaccattaaacctttccacaatcattattttgaattttaccaccaccacccaagcctgccccaaaggcagatgctaaactacttattttgtattgcttgttatgaataatctgctaaccATGATTCCAAAAAGTTGTCTTGGAggaaagattgttgtatctcaccctggagacatgAAGCTCTTGTATAacagattactaacatgtttacCAAGTTGAGCCTTGTCTGCTAATATTGTATTTTGATcgagatcggttgccttctactttacactccatcagatgtggtgtgttATTTTTGCTACATCAGTGGCTTACAGAATGAGATATCACGTGGCCAGGAATGCTGCCGtctgctccagaaattctaaaattttgaatagggtgatagagttggagttaaatttttaactgtgactttggggtctggaggcatctctgcaggttGTGACTCTCttatgagatttatttgtgagcctTTGGGTCAcgaccattaatgagcttatatgacactggaggcagttcgtgggcatgaccgccaggctcctggaagaacagggaggtggggggaagttgcCCATTCttgactccatgaaagcctggagattttggtcacaaatcccacatacctggggTGTTTCAGCAGAGTCACTcttatgtgtgaggcttgttccgagtgtgtggagattgGCTTGGTGGTGATTtgcttctggaggttttcagctgctggggctctgttggggtgggtgctgggctcaccAGCGCCCCcatcatctttctttctctctctctctctttctccctctctctttctctctctccctttctttctttctctctccctttctttctttcttccttcctttctttcttttctttctttcttctttctttctttctttctttctttctttctttctttctttctttctttctttcttctttctttctttctttctttttttttttgggtcacacccagcgatgcacaggggttactcctggctctttactcaggaattacccctggcggtgctcaggggaccatatgggatgctgggattagaacccgggtcggccgcgtgcaaggcaaacgccctacccgctgtgctatcgctccagcccctctttctttctttctttctctttctttcttcctctctttttctctttctttctttctctttctcttgttttttctttcttccttcctgtttttgggccacacctggctcagggctttctcctgactctgcactcaggaattactcctggcgatgctcagggggttctcctgactctgcactcaggaattactcctggtggtgctcaggggaccacatgggatgccggggattgaacttcggttggctgtgtgccaggcaagtgccttccctgctgtattatctcgcTGGCCCTCACCACTATTTCTTTACCTGGTTCTCTGTTCTTAGACAtttggttgtttccaaatcttggctattgtgaatgaacatagaaatgaagaTCTCTTTTGGAAATACCGTTTCCAGGACCTGGGGCTAGAGCCAGGGGCAGCTTCCAAGCCGGGTTGTATGGAAtccgggccccccaccccatctcgggctcccctccccacacattcCTTTCCACTTCAGGGGCCACGGCCGTCCTTCTGGGCGGGACTCAGTGTCCTTGGGTGGCCTGTGTGCCTTTCTCTGATGACACTGGCGTTGGTTCCTTTTGACTGAACGTCCACCCAGGGCGGCCCCCTCTGACTGGGTCTTGGCGCCCTCGGAGACGTTCTACTGAGGCCTGATGGGGGGTCGGGTTCTCTCGCAGGCAGCGCGGGGACTCCCGTGATGTTCAATGAAAACGGAGACGCCCCAGGGCGCTATGACATCTTCCAGTACCAGGCCGCCAACGGGAGCGCGGGCAGCGGCGGGTACCAGGCCGTGGGCCAGTGGGCAGAGGTGCTGCGGCTGGATGTGAGTGTGGTGGcggcgggcgggctggggggcgcggggggcggtgACAGCAGCGACAGGCACGCCATGTCCCGGGCGCAGGTGGAGGCGCTGCAGTGGTCCGGGCAGCGCCAGGCGGTGCCCGCGTCTCTCTGCAGCCTCCCGTGCCCGGCGGGCGCCCGCAAGAAGATGGTGAAGGGCGTGCCCTGCTGCTGGCACTGTGAGGCGTGCGACGGCTACCTCTACCAGCTGGACGAGTTCACGTGCCAGGCGTGCCCGGGCCACCTGCGGCCCAGCGCCAACCACACGGGCTGCCGGCCCACGCCCGTGGTGCGCCTGAGCTGGGCCTCGCCCTGGGCGGCGCTGCCCctgctcctggccgtgctgggcaTCCTGGCCACCACGGCCGTGCTGGCCACCTTCGTGCGCCACCACGAGACGCCCATCGTGCGGGCGTCGGGCCGCGAGCTGAGCTACGTGCTCCTGGCCGGCATCTTCCTGGTCTACGCGCTGACCTTCCTGATGGTGGCCGAGCCGGGCGTGGCCGTGTGCGCCGCGCGCCGCGTGCTGCTGGGCCTAGGCACGGCGCTCAGCTACTCGGCGCTGCTCACCAAGACCAACCGCATCTACCGCATCTTCGAGCGCGGCAAGCGCTCCGTCACGCCGCCGCCCTTCATCAGCCCCACCTCGCAGCTCGTCATCACCTTCAGCCTCACAGCCGTGCAGGTGCGCCCCGCGGGGACCCCGGCGAGGGTGACTCCCGCCCCAGCACATAGGAGCGGGGACAGCGCCCAGAGCGCCTTCTTGGCGTGCATccgccctgggctccatcctgggcATCTCCCagggtccctgagaactgctagcactgggtcaggagtaagcccagagtaccactgagtgcccccccacccccacacacaaatcCGAGAGcagctgcagagacaggagagtgGGCAGGTACGGGTtctacatgcagctgacctagaccTGTCTGGCCTGCGTTCAGTCCTGGCACTACATTTGGGCTTCTGAGCCCCACActgcatgagccctgagcacagaccaggagtaagacctcagCACCACCGGTGGGGCCCAAACaccaacaaaacatttaaaaagaaagaaaattcattttggggctggagcaatagtacagcgggtagggcgtttgccctgcatgtagccgaaccaggttcgattcccagcatcccatatggtcccccgagcactgccaggagtaattcctgagtgcagagtcaggagtatcccctgagcatcgctgggtgtgactcaaaaagaaaaaagaaaagaaaagaaaaaaaagaaaattcattttgtgaaaaaatattttactctatcaatttatcattgattGACAATTGTGTGGTATCTCAGGAGATTCAATTAtatcttcaaatttaaaaataaaacagagccagagtgatagtacagcagggagggtgtttgccttgcaccaacccaacccctggtttgatcccctgggcacttccaggagtaatcctttaggatcactgggtgtgacccgacactcagataataataataataatagtaaacaaTATAATCAAAGAGAGATCTCTTACACTAGGCTAAAAGAAGCATAGACCaggccagaacgatagcacagtgggtagggcacttgccttgcacgcacccgacctgggtttgatccctggcaccccatacggtccccaaagtccaccaggagtgatccctgagcgcagaactatGGGCAACCTCTGAAcaatactgggtgtggtccaaaacagaaaaaggaaatcgTCAAAGTTATCTGAAGCTTTTGCCTCTAGAACTGAGTCACCACCTGGAGGGCCATTGAGCAGACCCCTGGGGTGCTGCAGAGAGAAGCGGGTGGGTTCTCTAGAGATGGGTGTGGTGCTGCGTGTGGAGTGCATGAACAGTTTGTAAATCGCAGTCCCTCAATGTAAATGGCCACgaattaaaaacaaagagaaagatcaGTGTTGGGTAGGGCTGGTGAGAACATAAGAAAGAGGGGAGATGCTTGCCTGACACATGGGGATGATGTTTCAAAACCCAGCAACGCGCTGTGCCCAGGAGCTCTGCCAGGgggcactgctgagcacagatcTACAAATACCCCTGAGTCctactgtggggtgtggcccaacccccaatACATGCAAATTAGGGCCAGAGCAGtcatccagtgggtagggtgcttgcctcgacGCAgctaaccaggtttgatccccggcattccatatggttccctgagcactgccagaagtgattcctgagagcagacccgggagtaagacctgagcattgccagttggggccccaaaatgaaacaagacaaaagtttttaaaaagagtcaTTTCTTTTCCTGCTCTTGCCCCCACGAGGGAAGATAGAAAGGGAGGACAgccaaagagggagggagagagagatgctcaTTCATTCCTGGTGAGAGATAACTCACTGGGACCTGCTCAGTTTTTGCATTTGGAAGGTCTGGGTTTAAACCCACATGATCCTGCgaacactactgggagtgacccctgagtccagaaccaAAGCAACCCCATCACAttaccccaaaccccccaaaaagtatAAGTAAAACCAAGCACTGCAAGATCGATCAAAGGAACAGGAGTCAGAGAGAATtcaggattaaggtgcttgtctgcaTTTTATCAagcctggttcaacccctgggaCCAAcgtggtcccctggacaccaccagagGTCGCTCCTGTACACTGAGCAGGGAGGGCTCCTCATCACCGCTAGGAGgcgctcctgagcaccaccagaggccaCGACTGAGCACAGACAATGCCAGGGATACCCCGGAGCCCCCAGATGTGGCGCAAGCCCACTCCCCAGGATTCATCTCAGGCGGTCAGTGATGTGAACCATCACAGTCTCAGGGCCAAGGGCGGCACCTGGTTCCTGCTTAGCCAGGTGGCTGCAGGAAGCTCACCCCTTTGGAGTAGGGGTCCGCACTGGAAATGCAGACAACGACGGCTCCTGCACTTGggctccccggcccccagccagACCCGAACGGTCTCTTTCAGGTGGTGGGTGTGATGGCCTGGATGGgggcccagccccccaaaagcatCATCGACTACGAGGAGCAGCGGACGGTTGACCCGGAGCAGGCCCGTGGGGTGCTCAAGTGCGACATGTCGGACGTGTCTCTCGTGGGCTGCCTGGCCTACAGCCTGCTGCTCATGGTGACCTGCACCGTGTACGCCATCAAGGCGCGGGGCGTCCCCGAGACCTTCAACGAGGCCAAGCCCATCGGCTTCACCATGTACACCACCTGCATCATTTGGCTGGCCTTCGTTCCCATCTTCTTCGGCACTGCCCAGTCGGCCGAGAAGGTAGCCCTGGCGCCTCCTCTGCATCCCCGGAGGGGGGATCTGGGCTGAGTTTTCTGGGGGACTTTTTGGTTGCTTGCTTCATTCATTCGTGTCCTTCAATATTTGGTTTTTCCTGTGTTCTTCCAATCTCCTCCTGGGCGTTCCCacttcatccatccattcatccattcttccatccatccattcattcattccaggctctgtgcttctCGGTTGGTTCAA is part of the Sorex araneus isolate mSorAra2 chromosome 2, mSorAra2.pri, whole genome shotgun sequence genome and harbors:
- the GRM6 gene encoding metabotropic glutamate receptor 6; protein product: MAQFRGRPLGALLGALCALALARAAGAAAARAAGSVRLAGGLTLGGLFPVHARGAAGRACGPLKKEQGVHRLEAMLYALDRINADPRLLPGVRLGARLLDTCSRDTYALEQALSFVQALIRGRGDGPEAAVRCPDGAPPLRAAPPERVVAVVGASASSVSIMVANVLRLFAIPQISYASTAPELSDSTRYDFFSRVVPPDSYQAQAMVDIVRALGWNYVSTLASEGNYGESGVEAFVQISREAGGVCIAQSIKIPREPKPGEFDKVIRRLLETPNARAIIIFANEDDIRRVLEAARQANLTNHFLWVGSDSWGAKTAPILHLEDVAQGAITVLPKRASIDGFDHYFTTRSLENNRRNIWFAEFWEENFNCKLTGSHTQPDDPTRKCTGEERIGRDSSYEQEGKVQFVIDAVYAIAHALHNMHQVLCPGLAGLCPAMEPTDGRTLLQYIRAVRFNGSAGTPVMFNENGDAPGRYDIFQYQAANGSAGSGGYQAVGQWAEVLRLDVEALQWSGQRQAVPASLCSLPCPAGARKKMVKGVPCCWHCEACDGYLYQLDEFTCQACPGHLRPSANHTGCRPTPVVRLSWASPWAALPLLLAVLGILATTAVLATFVRHHETPIVRASGRELSYVLLAGIFLVYALTFLMVAEPGVAVCAARRVLLGLGTALSYSALLTKTNRIYRIFERGKRSVTPPPFISPTSQLVITFSLTAVQVVGVMAWMGAQPPKSIIDYEEQRTVDPEQARGVLKCDMSDVSLVGCLAYSLLLMVTCTVYAIKARGVPETFNEAKPIGFTMYTTCIIWLAFVPIFFGTAQSAEKIYIQTTTLTVSLSLSASVSLGMLYIPKAYTILFHPELNVQKRKRSLKTTPTVTVAPPKGQQAEDPQ